One Clupea harengus chromosome 11, Ch_v2.0.2, whole genome shotgun sequence DNA window includes the following coding sequences:
- the mtf1 gene encoding metal regulatory transcription factor 1 has product MGENGSLPESAMCFEEVALDEDDRIGGYDRDDDEDDNDLDDNDGCGDDGGSLIHPSTSCMGRIYDRTTVLIEQDPIRLDEEGEEDGHCGADEDRMTFLDEGEVDDDDDDDDEGGTLVFMGDPDGMAHGYVHHTISPDQIQFTINPGSTPMPRNIEGATLTLHSECPETRQREVKRYQCTFEGCTRTYSTAGNLRTHQKTHRGEYTFVCNQSGCGKAFLTSYSLKIHVRVHTKEKPFECDVQGCEKAFNTLYRLKAHQRLHTGKTFNCESEGCTKYFTTLSDLRKHIRTHTGEKPFRCDHDGCGKAFAASHHLKTHVRTHTGEKPFGCPSDGCAKAFSSQYSLKSHVRGHDKGTPFTVNLSHPLSEDANHSLCLSDLSLISTDSELRENLHNCHSLDLNSVTPVRIFELMFQSPDNSVSQDDVQPTDSLVEAFGLDTPSQPAVTDTPALLPTFSQAPSSSSSSSPLAGPVVSLDVSLQAVSVSVPSQPSSTTPLPTPPSSTFVPLSASVQTPELQTISAVPVATGPQHYVALQPKFLQQDGSSASQPVAVTVPPSVPDAVPSVPDSSSTVVATETDPPSLTAPPPPPPPPPPLPPPPTTTTITITPTHGMLPPGLVVSNQDLQWILSSATNSQINSEQQGTTMEKVFFTTAIPVGGTSGNPVQQIGLSLPVIIIKQEESCQCTCACRDSTKNTAAAASSSSSTSKSTSSKNSSSSSSVQQPQQQPVEPPPPTTPPPPTPPPPPSVSPTQSCPDKPDDPSPHDGHTHSSSQPSSSPSTTTTSSSSSSSASTVSSQTFPLADTAATDPLPPPATDGLAIMDVSDFLSLQSPGGSANMEALLLVPDDFPMAEGGTHSAP; this is encoded by the exons ATGGGCGAAAATGGCTCCCTCCCCGAGTCGGCCATGTGCTTCGAGGAGGTGGCGCTGGACGAGGATGACAGGATTGGCGGCTATGACCGGGACGACGATGAGGACGACAATGACCTGGACGACAATGACGGCTGTGGCGACGACGGGGGCAGTCTGATACACCCATCCACGTCCTGCATGGGCCGCATCTATGACCGCACCACAGTGCTCATCGAGCAGGACCCAATCCGGCTGGacgaagagggggaggaggatggCCACTGCGGGGCAGACGAGGACAGGATGACCTTCCTGGACGAAGGGGAGGtggacgatgatgatgacgacgatgatgaggGCGGCACGTTGGTCTTCATGGGCGACCCGGACGGCATGGCGCATGGCTACGTGCACCACACCATCTCACCGGATCAGATCCAGTTCACCATCAACCCGGGCTCTACACCCATGCCGCGCAACATAGAGGGGGCCACGCTCACCCTGCACTCTGAGTGCCCGGAGACTaggcagagagag gtgAAGCGGTACCAGTGCACGTTTGAAGGCTGCACGCGGACCTACAGCACGGCAGGGAACCTGCGCACACACCAGAAGACGCACCGCGGCGAGTACACATTCGTGTGCAACCAGTCGGGCTGCGGCAAGGCCTTCCTCACTTCCTACAGCCTCAAGATCCACGTGCGCGTGCACACCAAGGAGAAGCCCTTTGAGTGCGATGTGCAGGGCTGTGAAAAGGCCTTCAACACACTCTACAG ACTGAAAGCCCACCAGCGGCTGCACACGGGGAAGACGTTCAACTGCGAGTCGGAGGGATGCACCAAGTACTTTACCACGCTCAGCGACCTGCGGAAGCACATCCGCACGCACACGGGAGAGAAGCCCTTCCG gtgtGACCATGATGGATGTGGCAAAGCATTTGCAGCAAGCCACCACCTAAAGACCCacgtacggacacacacag GCGAGAAGCCTTTCGGCTGTCCCAGTGATGGCTGTGCGAAGGCCTTCAGCTCTCAGTACAGCCTAAAGAGTCATGTCCGTGGTCACGACAAAGGCACCCCCTTCACTGTCAACCTCAGTCACCCGCTATCTGAA GACGCAAACCACTCGCTGTGCCTCAGTGATCTGAGCCTCATCTCAACGGATTCAGAGCTCCGAGAAAACCTCCACAAT TGTCACAGTCTGGACCTGAACAGTGTGACCCCAGTGAGGATATTTGAGCTGATGTTCCAGAGCCCCGACAACAGCGTCAGTCAAGATGACGTGCAGCCCACTG ATAGCTTAGTGGAGGCGTTTGGCCTGGACACCCCCTCTCAGCCTGCTGTGACGGACACCCCGGCCCTCCTCCCCACCTTCTCGCAGGCcccttcttcatcctcctcttcctcgccccTGGCCGGCCCGGTCGTGTCCCTGGACGTGTCCCTGCAGGCGGTGTCCGTGTCCGTACCCTCGCAGCCCTCCTCCACCACGccgctccccacccccccaagcTCCACCTTCGTGCCCCTGAGCGCCTCTGTGCAGACGCCAGAGCTTCAGACCATCTCCGCGGTGCCTGTAGCGACTGGCCCTCAGCACTATGTGGCGCTGCAGCCTAAGTTTCTCCAGCAGGATGGCAGCTCGGCATCACAGCCTGTCGCGGTGACGGTGCCACCGTCGGTACCCGACGCAGTCCCCTCGGTGCCAGACAGCTCCTCGACGGTTGTCGCCACGGAGACAGATCCTCCCAGTTTGACtgcacctccccctcctcctcctcctcctcctcctcttcctcctcctcccactacTACTACCATCACCATAACACCCACGCACGGCATGCTGCCGCCGGGCCTGGTCGTCTCCAACCAGGACCTCCAGTGGATCCTCAGCAGCGCCACCAACTCGCAGATCAACTCAGAGCAGCAG GGTACTACGATGGAGAAAGTGTTCTTCACCACAGCCATACCTGTTGGAGGAACTTCAG GAAACCCTGTTCAGCAGATCGGCCTGAGCCTGCCGGTCATCATCATCAAGCAGGAGGAGTCGTGCCAGTGTACGTGTGCTTGCAGGGACTCCACAAAGAACACCGctgccgccgcctcctcctcttcctccacttctAAATCCACCTCCTCTAAGAACTCGTCATCCTCTTCGTCAGTACAGCAGCCGCAACAGCAGCCTGTAGAGCCTCCTCCTCCGactacccctccacccccaaccccacccccacccccttctgtcAGCCCCACACAGAGCTGCCCCGATAAGCCGGACGATCCATCGCCCCATGATGGACACACGCATTCATCCAGTCAGCCTTCATCATcgccatcaacaacaacaacatcatcatcatcatcgtcctcCGCCTCGACAGTCAGCTCTCAGACTTTTCCTTTAGCCGACACGGCTGCTAcagaccccctccccccgccagCGACCGACGGGTTGGCTATCATGGACGTGTCGGACTTCCTGTCTCTGCAGAGCCCTGGGGGCTCGGCCAACATGGAGGCGCTGCTGCTGGTGCCCGACGACTTCCCCATGGCCGAGGGAGGCACCCACAGCGCCCCATAG
- the yrdc gene encoding yrdC domain-containing protein, mitochondrial isoform X1, giving the protein MPALRHIYKQILFSQICKLSTAAMIKSPTAKVLHLPPQTSNGCLLQPDGIQQDQLDILKSTVNALKDGEVVAVPTDTLYGLACLAQNSVAVKKVYDIKGRNGQKPLAICVGEIEEIYKYCKVAVKREMLEDLLPGPVTLVLERSAELNPDLNPFTPLVGVRIPDHPFMRRLCQMCGEPLALTSANMSSQTSTVDVHEFQELWPKVAVVVNGGHIGDQSRQGSTVVNLSVPGRFSLIRPGCALAPTLNVLDRKFGLLEDSENQKL; this is encoded by the exons ATGCCGGCTCTGAGACATATTTATAAACAAATATTATTTTCACAAATTTGCAAGTTGTCTACAGCAGCGATGATAAAGTCGCCGACAGCAAAAGTCTTACACTTGCCACCACAGACGTCCAATGGTTGTTTGTTGCAGCCGGATGGTATTCAGCAAG ATCAGTTGGACATTCTGAAATCTACTGTCAACGCTCTGAAGGATGGGGAAGTGGTGGCTGTCCCAACTGATACGCTGTACGGCTTGGCGTGTCTGGCCCAGAACTCTGTTGCTGTGAAGAAAGTATATGACATCAAAGGCAGAAATGGACAGAAACCCTTGGCCATTTGTGTTGGCGAAATCGAGGAGATTTATAA ATACTGTAAAGTTGCAGTGAAGAGGGAAATGCTTGAGGACTTGCTGCCCGGCCCTGTCACACTGGTGCTGGAGAGATCTGCGGAGCTGAACCCCGACCTTAATCCCTTCACCCCG ctggtGGGAGTGCGTATCCCTGACCACCCTTTCATGAGACGCTTGTGCCAGATGTGTGGAGAACCTCTCGCCCTCACCAGTGCCAACATGAGCTCCCAGACCAGCACCGTGGATGTCCAT GAGTTCCAGGAGCTATGGCCGAAGGTGGCAGTTGTGGTGAATGGGGGCCACATTGGAGACCAGAGCAGACAAGGCTCAACGGTGGTCAACCTGTCAGTCCCCGGCAGATTCAGCTTAATCCGCCCTGGCTG TGCCCTGGCTCCCACTTTGAATGTACTCGACCGCAAGTTTGGACTGTTGGAGGACAGTGAGAACCAAAAGCTTTGA
- the yrdc gene encoding yrdC domain-containing protein, mitochondrial isoform X2 yields the protein MGRRRRGAHQLDILKSTVNALKDGEVVAVPTDTLYGLACLAQNSVAVKKVYDIKGRNGQKPLAICVGEIEEIYKYCKVAVKREMLEDLLPGPVTLVLERSAELNPDLNPFTPLVGVRIPDHPFMRRLCQMCGEPLALTSANMSSQTSTVDVHEFQELWPKVAVVVNGGHIGDQSRQGSTVVNLSVPGRFSLIRPGCALAPTLNVLDRKFGLLEDSENQKL from the exons ATGGGGAGGAGACGGCGTGGGGCAC ATCAGTTGGACATTCTGAAATCTACTGTCAACGCTCTGAAGGATGGGGAAGTGGTGGCTGTCCCAACTGATACGCTGTACGGCTTGGCGTGTCTGGCCCAGAACTCTGTTGCTGTGAAGAAAGTATATGACATCAAAGGCAGAAATGGACAGAAACCCTTGGCCATTTGTGTTGGCGAAATCGAGGAGATTTATAA ATACTGTAAAGTTGCAGTGAAGAGGGAAATGCTTGAGGACTTGCTGCCCGGCCCTGTCACACTGGTGCTGGAGAGATCTGCGGAGCTGAACCCCGACCTTAATCCCTTCACCCCG ctggtGGGAGTGCGTATCCCTGACCACCCTTTCATGAGACGCTTGTGCCAGATGTGTGGAGAACCTCTCGCCCTCACCAGTGCCAACATGAGCTCCCAGACCAGCACCGTGGATGTCCAT GAGTTCCAGGAGCTATGGCCGAAGGTGGCAGTTGTGGTGAATGGGGGCCACATTGGAGACCAGAGCAGACAAGGCTCAACGGTGGTCAACCTGTCAGTCCCCGGCAGATTCAGCTTAATCCGCCCTGGCTG TGCCCTGGCTCCCACTTTGAATGTACTCGACCGCAAGTTTGGACTGTTGGAGGACAGTGAGAACCAAAAGCTTTGA